One stretch of Qipengyuania gelatinilytica DNA includes these proteins:
- a CDS encoding efflux RND transporter permease subunit, which produces MNFRNISAWSIRNPVIPLVAFTALLLAGILSFVRMDVVNNPDIEFPAVNVTISQPGAAPTEIENQITQQVEAAVRSVNGVNKITSTAREGSSNTFVEFEIGTDPNNAVAEVKNAIDRVRGSLPDGILEPRVEKVEIAGGFLGIYAVEANDMTIEQLSWFIDDTVAKQLLSIDGMAEAGRFAGVNREIEVILDLPKMQAYGVTASEINSVLRRDNLDAAGGMAEVGGTRQSVRVLGNTGTAFELSNRQIRLSNGTTLKLGDVATVRDGYSERTSISKVRDQEVVNFYMSRAKGASDVTVFEAAQKKIAEIEAANPDVKFIQLFDTVKYTKDQYSSSIAAMIEGAILAVVVVFFFLRDWRATFISAVAIPLSAIPTFWFMDLLGFNLNQMSLLALALVAGVLVDDAIVEIENIVRHMRMGKTAYQASIDAADEIGLPVVATSFCIVAVFLPVGLMPGVTGQFFKNFGLTVVVAVLMSLAVARMITPMLAAYFLQAKGHASHGEGKWMDRYMSVLHWSLERGKMHKRRDGVTPPKRRWAYALSLLFTTLILLAVSAVGVFMSFNALEGLQIPQTLANAAAEEETFLHSLIMRPLQLVQLGVATAVGFAIALGVLKGLGFVLRFLGQRLSQSWRYLEARFYDHRVWMLGVGWFAFMLTILLFGQTPFQFNPEVDDSTTQVRIEMVPGTTLEDTERVADRVAALLYEQQEVERVLERVSEGSATLYITLSEDRERPSYVFTRDLAPTLSSIPDARVRWNNMNGPGGGGSGRDLSIMLAGSDPVLLNDTAAQLVEEMKDLDMIVAPRITADVPRPEILIRPRPELMADLGVSTAAVGQAIRIATMGEIEQNAAKFSLSDRQIPITVRLPEEAREDITTIQNLPVPTANGTSVPLGRIADISFGAGPTTIQRYNQNRRVLIGADLASGVLRGNAMERVNALPTLTNLPQGVIRDQVGEDELQQELLDNFGIALLAGILLVFAVLVLLYKRLMSPLVNMTSLALAPLGGIFLVWIVGQPLSFPVLIGVLLLLGIVSKNSILLIDFAIEEMDKGTRKIDAIIDAGHKRAQPIVMTTVAMTAGMVPTALSLSGDGAWRAPMGTVVIGGLILSTLLTLLIVPAGFSLADGFEKRAGPWLRNKFLTYRPGDEDKLAGSKGNQPGIEPAE; this is translated from the coding sequence ATGAATTTCCGCAATATTTCCGCCTGGTCGATCCGCAACCCGGTCATTCCGCTGGTTGCCTTCACCGCGCTGCTGCTCGCGGGGATCCTGAGCTTCGTCCGTATGGACGTGGTGAATAATCCGGATATCGAATTCCCGGCCGTCAATGTCACGATTTCGCAGCCCGGCGCCGCGCCGACCGAAATTGAGAACCAGATCACCCAGCAGGTGGAAGCGGCCGTCCGTTCGGTCAATGGGGTCAACAAGATCACCTCGACCGCGCGCGAAGGCAGCTCGAACACCTTCGTGGAATTCGAGATCGGCACCGACCCGAACAATGCCGTTGCGGAAGTGAAGAACGCGATCGACCGCGTCCGCGGCAGCCTGCCTGACGGGATTCTCGAACCACGTGTCGAGAAGGTCGAGATCGCCGGCGGCTTCCTCGGCATCTATGCCGTCGAAGCCAACGACATGACGATCGAGCAGCTTAGCTGGTTCATCGACGATACCGTGGCCAAGCAGCTCCTCTCGATCGACGGCATGGCCGAGGCGGGCCGTTTCGCCGGCGTGAACCGCGAAATCGAGGTCATTCTCGACCTGCCCAAGATGCAGGCCTACGGCGTCACCGCGAGCGAGATCAACTCGGTCCTGCGCCGCGACAACCTCGACGCGGCAGGCGGCATGGCCGAAGTCGGCGGCACGCGCCAGTCGGTCCGCGTGCTCGGCAACACCGGCACCGCTTTCGAACTTTCCAATCGCCAGATCCGCCTCTCCAATGGCACCACGCTCAAGCTTGGCGATGTGGCGACCGTGCGCGACGGTTATTCCGAACGCACCTCGATCTCGAAGGTGCGCGACCAGGAAGTCGTCAATTTTTACATGAGCCGCGCCAAGGGCGCCTCGGACGTCACCGTTTTCGAAGCAGCGCAAAAGAAGATCGCAGAGATCGAAGCGGCGAACCCCGATGTGAAATTCATCCAGCTGTTCGATACGGTCAAATACACGAAGGACCAGTATTCCAGCTCGATTGCCGCGATGATCGAGGGCGCGATCCTCGCCGTCGTCGTCGTGTTCTTCTTCCTGCGTGACTGGCGCGCGACCTTCATCTCCGCCGTCGCCATCCCGCTTTCGGCCATCCCGACCTTCTGGTTCATGGACTTGCTCGGCTTCAACCTGAACCAGATGTCGCTGCTCGCCTTGGCGCTGGTGGCCGGCGTGCTGGTCGACGATGCGATCGTGGAGATCGAGAACATCGTCAGACACATGAGGATGGGCAAGACGGCCTACCAGGCCTCGATCGACGCCGCCGACGAGATCGGCCTGCCGGTGGTTGCCACCAGCTTCTGTATCGTCGCGGTCTTCCTGCCGGTCGGCCTGATGCCCGGCGTTACCGGCCAGTTCTTCAAGAACTTCGGCCTCACCGTGGTCGTCGCGGTGCTAATGAGCCTTGCGGTGGCACGTATGATCACCCCGATGCTCGCAGCCTATTTCCTGCAGGCCAAGGGTCATGCCTCGCATGGCGAAGGCAAGTGGATGGACCGCTACATGAGCGTCCTCCACTGGTCGCTCGAGCGCGGCAAGATGCACAAGCGCCGCGATGGCGTGACGCCGCCCAAGCGCCGCTGGGCCTATGCGCTTTCGCTGCTGTTCACCACGCTCATCCTGCTCGCTGTCTCGGCAGTCGGCGTCTTCATGAGCTTCAACGCCCTCGAAGGCCTGCAGATTCCTCAGACGCTGGCGAATGCAGCAGCAGAGGAAGAGACCTTCCTCCATTCGCTGATCATGCGCCCGCTGCAGCTCGTCCAGCTCGGCGTGGCGACTGCTGTGGGGTTTGCCATTGCGCTCGGAGTGCTGAAGGGTCTCGGCTTCGTGCTGCGTTTCCTCGGCCAGCGCCTGTCCCAGAGCTGGCGCTATCTCGAAGCGCGCTTCTACGACCACCGCGTGTGGATGCTGGGCGTGGGCTGGTTCGCATTCATGCTGACCATCCTGTTGTTCGGCCAGACGCCGTTCCAGTTCAATCCTGAAGTCGACGATTCGACCACGCAGGTCCGCATCGAGATGGTCCCGGGCACCACACTGGAAGATACCGAGCGCGTGGCTGACCGTGTCGCCGCCCTGCTGTACGAACAGCAGGAAGTCGAACGCGTTCTCGAGCGTGTGTCGGAAGGCAGTGCGACCCTGTACATCACGCTGTCGGAAGACCGTGAGCGTCCGTCCTACGTCTTCACCCGTGATCTTGCTCCGACCCTGTCGAGCATTCCCGATGCGCGCGTGCGCTGGAACAACATGAACGGCCCCGGTGGCGGCGGAAGCGGCCGCGATCTCTCGATCATGCTGGCGGGTTCCGATCCGGTGCTGCTCAATGACACGGCCGCCCAGCTGGTCGAGGAGATGAAGGATCTCGACATGATCGTCGCGCCGCGCATCACGGCCGACGTCCCGCGTCCCGAAATCCTGATCCGTCCGCGTCCCGAGCTGATGGCAGATCTCGGCGTATCGACCGCCGCTGTCGGCCAGGCGATCCGCATCGCGACCATGGGCGAGATCGAGCAGAATGCGGCCAAGTTCTCGCTTTCCGATCGCCAGATCCCGATCACCGTGCGCCTTCCCGAAGAAGCGCGTGAGGATATCACGACGATCCAGAACCTGCCGGTCCCGACTGCCAATGGCACCTCGGTCCCGCTCGGCCGGATCGCGGACATTTCCTTCGGTGCAGGTCCCACGACCATCCAGCGTTACAACCAGAACCGCCGCGTGCTGATCGGTGCCGATCTTGCCAGCGGCGTGCTGCGCGGTAACGCGATGGAGCGGGTCAATGCCCTGCCGACGCTCACCAACCTGCCGCAGGGTGTCATCCGCGACCAGGTGGGCGAGGACGAGCTCCAGCAGGAACTGCTCGACAACTTCGGCATCGCACTGCTTGCAGGCATCCTGCTCGTGTTCGCGGTTCTGGTGCTGCTCTATAAGCGACTGATGAGCCCGCTGGTCAACATGACCTCGCTGGCCCTCGCGCCGCTCGGCGGTATCTTCCTGGTCTGGATAGTCGGACAGCCGCTGTCCTTCCCAGTCCTGATCGGCGTGCTCCTGCTGCTCGGCATCGTGTCGAAGAACTCGATCCTGCTGATCGACTTCGCGATCGAGGAGATGGACAAGGGCACCCGCAAGATCGATGCGATTATCGATGCCGGACACAAGCGCGCGCAGCCGATCGTCATGACCACGGTCGCGATGACCGCCGGCATGGTGCCGACCGCGCTCAGCCTGTCGGGCGATGGCGCCTGGCGCGCGCCCATGGGCACGGTGGTGATCGGCGGCCTGATCCTGTCGACCCTGCTGACGCTGCTCATCGTCCCGGCGGGCTTCAGCCTTGCCGACGGCTTCGAGAAGCGTGCCGGACCGTGGTTGCGGAACAAATTCCTCACCTATCGTCCGGGTGACGAGGACAAGCTTGCCGGATCGAAGGGCAACCAGCCCGGGATCGAACCGGCGGAGTAA
- a CDS encoding DUF1153 domain-containing protein — protein sequence MIENQDIRPAQVIGPLGEPLTLADLPKPSTKRWVVRRKAEVVAAVNGGLLTIDEVLERYGLTLEEFASWQRAVDRSGMQGLRVTRIQHYRDLYERQFKY from the coding sequence ATGATCGAAAATCAGGACATCCGCCCTGCACAGGTAATCGGCCCGCTTGGTGAGCCGCTGACCCTGGCTGACTTGCCGAAGCCCTCGACCAAGCGTTGGGTGGTTCGCCGCAAGGCCGAGGTCGTGGCGGCCGTCAATGGCGGCCTGCTGACGATCGACGAAGTGCTCGAGCGCTATGGCCTCACGCTGGAGGAATTCGCTTCCTGGCAGCGCGCGGTCGATCGTTCCGGCATGCAGGGTCTTCGCGTCACCCGCATCCAGCATTATCGCGATCTTTACGAGCGTCAGTTCAAATACTGA
- a CDS encoding energy transducer TonB, which yields MRSLVKSISPLLAITCLAAASAASAKDDPEIVVLKPSSQWNLDMGEHKCRIARLFGEGENQTIFVIDQWDPSTSASWTVAGPAFEKYRNGRKTGFEFSEGGDTGEFELLASSFGEFGSAIQHSSGFVAAEEEAGDQDEEPDYVSNPRSLPELDAKGAAAVEWLTISQRGRTPVRLHLGALDAPLAAMNVCMENLVEFWGFDIAEQRSVASPPKVTNMKTVVREVADRYPNAALNRGAQADFHLRMTIDTQGKIENCVLLNQTAADDFELGGHPCTAFERYAKIEPARDAAGQPVRTYLTNRIVYRMVR from the coding sequence ATGCGGTCGCTCGTTAAATCCATATCGCCTTTGCTCGCGATAACTTGTCTGGCAGCAGCCAGTGCCGCCTCGGCGAAAGACGATCCGGAGATCGTCGTACTCAAGCCGTCGAGCCAGTGGAATCTCGACATGGGCGAACACAAGTGCCGCATCGCGCGGCTGTTCGGCGAGGGTGAGAACCAGACGATCTTCGTGATCGACCAGTGGGACCCGTCGACATCCGCAAGCTGGACCGTCGCAGGCCCTGCCTTCGAAAAATACCGCAATGGCCGCAAGACCGGGTTCGAGTTCAGCGAGGGCGGTGATACCGGCGAATTCGAGCTCCTCGCATCGTCATTCGGCGAATTCGGGAGTGCCATCCAGCATTCGAGCGGCTTCGTTGCAGCCGAGGAAGAGGCCGGCGACCAGGACGAAGAGCCCGATTACGTCTCTAATCCGCGCAGCTTGCCCGAACTCGACGCCAAAGGTGCGGCGGCTGTCGAATGGCTGACCATCTCTCAGCGCGGTCGTACGCCAGTGCGGCTTCATCTCGGAGCGCTCGATGCTCCGCTCGCTGCGATGAACGTGTGCATGGAAAACCTCGTCGAGTTCTGGGGCTTCGACATTGCGGAGCAGCGCAGCGTTGCCAGCCCGCCGAAAGTGACGAACATGAAGACCGTCGTGCGCGAAGTCGCCGATCGATATCCCAATGCAGCCCTGAATCGCGGCGCGCAGGCAGACTTTCACCTTCGCATGACTATCGACACGCAAGGTAAAATCGAGAATTGCGTCCTCCTCAACCAGACGGCTGCGGATGACTTCGAACTTGGCGGCCATCCCTGCACGGCCTTCGAGCGCTATGCGAAGATCGAGCCGGCGCGCGATGCCGCTGGCCAGCCCGTGAGAACCTATCTCACCAACCGGATCGTGTACCGGATGGTGCGCTAG
- a CDS encoding electron transfer flavoprotein subunit alpha/FixB family protein codes for MKTLVWVEHDNAEMKDATLAAVTAASKLGEVHLLVAGSGCRAVAEQAAKVAGVGKVHLADDAAYEHALPENVAPLIADQMGHHDAFVAPATTTGKNIAPRVAALLDVMQISDILSVEGDKTFTRPIYAGNAIATVESSDAKLVITVRGTAFDKAATEGGSGTIEEISGAGDAGTSSFVSAEIAESDRPELTSAKVIVSGGRALKDAETFEQVITPLADKLGAGIGASRAAVDAGYVPNDYQVGQTGKIVAPEVYIAIGISGAIQHLAGMKDSKTIIAINKDEDAPIFQVADIGIVGDLYKIVPELTEKL; via the coding sequence ATGAAAACTCTCGTCTGGGTCGAACACGACAATGCCGAGATGAAGGACGCAACGCTGGCTGCCGTGACTGCCGCCAGCAAGCTGGGCGAAGTCCACCTGCTGGTCGCAGGTTCGGGCTGCCGCGCAGTGGCGGAACAGGCTGCAAAGGTTGCCGGTGTGGGCAAGGTCCACCTCGCCGACGATGCGGCTTACGAGCACGCCCTTCCCGAAAACGTCGCCCCGCTGATCGCCGATCAGATGGGCCACCACGACGCTTTCGTTGCGCCCGCCACCACCACCGGCAAGAACATCGCACCGCGCGTCGCAGCCCTGCTCGACGTAATGCAGATTTCGGACATCCTTTCGGTCGAAGGCGACAAGACCTTCACCCGTCCGATCTACGCCGGCAACGCGATTGCGACAGTCGAAAGCTCCGACGCCAAGCTCGTCATCACCGTTCGCGGCACCGCCTTCGACAAGGCAGCCACCGAAGGCGGTTCGGGCACGATCGAAGAAATTTCGGGCGCAGGCGATGCTGGCACCTCCAGCTTCGTGAGCGCGGAAATCGCCGAGAGCGACCGTCCGGAACTCACCAGCGCCAAGGTCATCGTATCGGGTGGCCGTGCGCTCAAGGACGCGGAAACCTTCGAGCAGGTCATCACGCCGCTCGCCGACAAGCTCGGCGCAGGCATCGGCGCATCGCGCGCCGCGGTCGATGCGGGCTATGTCCCCAACGATTACCAGGTCGGCCAGACCGGCAAGATCGTGGCACCGGAAGTCTACATCGCCATCGGCATCTCTGGCGCGATCCAGCACCTTGCCGGCATGAAGGACTCCAAGACGATCATCGCGATCAACAAGGACGAAGACGCCCCGATCTTCCAGGTCGCCGACATCGGCATCGTCGGCGATCTCTACAAGATCGTGCCGGAGCTTACTGAAAAGCTTTGA
- a CDS encoding energy transducer TonB: MRKFALPLLAGAALASSAMAVEPDAPEALKPDGQWRLSTLEDGCSVTRDFVRGDGRVTLSIKRIHPRSAVQFAVIGAPILEGSGSLEAGFLPSDKLHRFDRVAAASIGERDGVVFAGRLFPEPDEGEERLEASEVTDFVIVDPRGTKTTLHTRAIDQAISALDSCVTDRLKDFGLDLDAHSKLDKHVKLLDVGRLAEAIQRGYPKEAVRKGWDGMVPLRLIVDGNGRVVHCHVTNFLTAKVLRDAACDAMKEHARFDPAMDAEGNPATDFAFQQVRYLTAGGQRPFSADAHGFAIRHD, encoded by the coding sequence ATGCGCAAGTTCGCTCTACCCCTCCTGGCCGGAGCGGCATTGGCGAGCAGCGCAATGGCCGTCGAACCGGATGCGCCGGAAGCTTTAAAGCCCGATGGGCAGTGGCGCCTGTCGACCCTGGAGGACGGGTGCTCGGTCACGCGGGACTTCGTAAGGGGCGACGGACGCGTCACGCTTTCGATCAAGCGCATCCACCCGCGCTCGGCAGTCCAGTTTGCGGTTATCGGTGCACCGATCCTCGAAGGCAGCGGTTCGCTCGAGGCTGGCTTCCTGCCCAGCGACAAGCTCCACCGGTTCGACCGCGTGGCGGCAGCGTCTATCGGTGAGCGCGACGGCGTTGTCTTTGCCGGCCGCCTTTTCCCCGAACCCGACGAGGGCGAAGAACGGCTCGAGGCAAGCGAGGTGACCGATTTCGTGATCGTCGATCCGCGCGGGACCAAGACGACGCTGCATACCCGTGCAATCGATCAGGCGATCTCGGCACTCGATAGTTGCGTGACCGACAGGCTGAAGGATTTCGGCCTCGACCTCGACGCCCATTCCAAACTCGACAAGCACGTCAAGCTGCTGGACGTCGGCAGACTGGCCGAGGCGATCCAGCGCGGCTATCCGAAGGAGGCCGTTCGCAAAGGGTGGGACGGCATGGTTCCGCTACGCTTGATCGTCGATGGAAACGGACGTGTCGTGCATTGCCACGTCACCAATTTCCTGACCGCCAAGGTCCTGCGCGACGCAGCCTGTGATGCGATGAAGGAGCATGCGCGTTTCGATCCCGCCATGGATGCCGAGGGTAATCCGGCGACCGATTTCGCCTTCCAGCAGGTACGTTATCTCACCGCTGGTGGGCAGCGCCCGTTCTCGGCGGACGCGCACGGCTTCGCCATCCGCCACGACTGA
- a CDS encoding efflux RND transporter periplasmic adaptor subunit, with protein sequence MTYESDIKAQGEEPVAVTLDGRTFDGRDEPRSKKSLYILIALVVLAAIVALYVFLTMGAEEEVADRGAQAPAITVVSPGRTTVEGQIVATGVLAARREAPVGVVGEGGRVVSIPVEAGDWVRQGQVLAVIDRSVQSQQARAAAAQIEVAQADANLAQSNLDRALQLVERGFVSKADVDRLTATRDAAVARVRVAQASLSELQARNARLNIVAPSAGLVLERNVEVGATVSAGSGPLFRLARGGEIEMLAQVGEEQLARLSAGVSAEVTPVGSDKSFTGQVWQVSPTIDTRNRQGTARIALSYDPALRPGGFATARILSGTTTAPLLPESAVLSDSEGSFVYVVDDENKVQRMAVETGMVTSEGVVIESGISGNEKIVLRAGGFLTEGETVNPRSADD encoded by the coding sequence ATGACGTATGAATCCGATATCAAGGCACAAGGTGAGGAGCCCGTGGCCGTGACACTCGATGGAAGGACTTTCGACGGGCGCGACGAGCCCCGTTCGAAGAAGAGCCTCTATATCCTGATTGCACTGGTCGTTCTTGCGGCAATCGTTGCTCTTTATGTTTTCCTGACCATGGGTGCGGAAGAAGAGGTGGCCGATCGCGGCGCGCAGGCTCCTGCGATCACCGTCGTTTCGCCCGGCCGTACGACGGTCGAAGGCCAGATCGTCGCGACCGGCGTCCTTGCCGCACGTCGCGAGGCACCCGTCGGCGTTGTCGGCGAAGGTGGCCGGGTCGTCTCGATCCCCGTCGAAGCCGGTGACTGGGTCCGCCAGGGCCAGGTCCTCGCCGTTATCGACCGCTCGGTCCAGTCGCAGCAGGCGCGCGCCGCCGCCGCACAGATCGAAGTGGCGCAGGCCGATGCCAATCTCGCGCAGTCCAATCTCGACCGCGCTCTCCAGCTGGTGGAGCGCGGCTTCGTCTCGAAGGCCGACGTCGACCGGCTCACCGCGACCCGCGATGCTGCGGTTGCCCGTGTCCGCGTTGCGCAGGCCAGCCTGAGCGAACTGCAGGCTCGTAATGCGCGCCTCAACATCGTCGCGCCGTCCGCTGGCCTCGTGCTCGAGCGCAATGTCGAAGTCGGCGCCACGGTTTCGGCTGGTTCGGGCCCGCTCTTCCGCCTTGCGCGCGGCGGCGAGATCGAAATGCTCGCCCAGGTCGGTGAAGAGCAGCTTGCGCGCCTGAGCGCAGGGGTTTCCGCCGAAGTCACTCCGGTGGGTTCGGACAAGAGCTTTACCGGCCAGGTCTGGCAGGTTTCGCCGACGATCGATACCCGCAACCGTCAGGGCACGGCGCGTATCGCGCTGTCCTACGATCCTGCACTGCGCCCGGGCGGTTTTGCCACGGCCCGCATCCTGAGCGGCACGACCACGGCACCGCTGCTTCCCGAAAGCGCGGTCCTCTCCGACAGCGAGGGCAGCTTCGTTTACGTCGTCGACGATGAAAACAAGGTCCAGCGCATGGCGGTGGAGACCGGCATGGTCACCAGCGAAGGCGTGGTCATCGAAAGCGGTATCAGCGGGAACGAGAAGATCGTCCTTCGCGCCGGCGGCTTCCTGACCGAAGGCGAAACCGTCAACCCGCGTTCGGCCGACGACTAA
- a CDS encoding electron transfer flavoprotein subunit beta/FixA family protein produces the protein MKILVPVKRVIDYNVKPRVKADGSGVDLANVKMSMNPFDEIAVEEAIRLKEAGKAEEIVAVSIGPAKAQETLRTALAMGADRAILVETDDEVEPLAVAKILKAIAEEETPGIVMLGKQAIDDDSNQTGQMLAALMGRPQGTFANTVEVDGDSVVVKREVDGGLETVKLTLPAIVTTDLRLNEPRYASLPNIMKAKKKPLDTKSPSDYGVDTAPRLKTTNVSEPPVRQAGEKVEDVDALVAKIKALGIA, from the coding sequence ATGAAAATCCTCGTCCCCGTCAAGCGGGTGATCGATTACAACGTCAAACCCCGCGTGAAGGCCGATGGCTCGGGCGTGGACCTGGCGAACGTAAAGATGAGCATGAACCCCTTCGACGAAATCGCCGTCGAAGAGGCGATCCGCCTCAAGGAAGCCGGCAAGGCGGAAGAAATCGTCGCCGTTTCGATCGGCCCGGCAAAGGCGCAGGAAACGCTGCGTACCGCGCTCGCCATGGGTGCGGACCGCGCGATCCTCGTCGAAACCGACGATGAAGTCGAACCGCTCGCCGTCGCCAAGATCCTCAAGGCGATTGCCGAGGAAGAAACCCCCGGCATCGTGATGCTGGGCAAGCAGGCAATCGACGACGATTCGAACCAGACTGGCCAGATGCTCGCAGCCCTCATGGGACGTCCGCAGGGCACCTTCGCCAACACCGTCGAAGTCGATGGCGACAGCGTCGTCGTGAAGCGCGAAGTCGACGGCGGTCTCGAAACCGTGAAGCTCACGCTTCCGGCCATCGTCACCACCGACCTTCGCCTGAACGAGCCGCGCTATGCCTCGCTGCCGAACATCATGAAGGCGAAGAAGAAGCCGCTCGATACCAAGAGCCCGTCCGATTACGGCGTCGACACCGCGCCGCGCCTCAAGACCACCAACGTCTCCGAGCCGCCGGTTCGCCAGGCAGGCGAAAAGGTCGAGGACGTCGATGCGCTGGTCGCCAAGATCAAAGCGCTCGGCATCGCGTAA
- a CDS encoding GlsB/YeaQ/YmgE family stress response membrane protein has product MEGEGVGILVMIVVGGIAGWLASLVMNRDASMGIIWNIVVGIVGGFLGGFLLGGLIGIGGWIGYLITAFIGAVVLLLIANFIQRGRAR; this is encoded by the coding sequence ATGGAAGGCGAAGGCGTAGGAATTTTGGTAATGATCGTGGTAGGCGGCATAGCCGGCTGGCTTGCGAGCCTCGTTATGAACCGCGATGCGTCCATGGGAATCATCTGGAACATTGTCGTCGGCATCGTCGGCGGGTTCCTCGGGGGTTTCCTGCTCGGAGGTCTGATCGGAATTGGCGGTTGGATCGGCTATCTCATCACCGCCTTCATCGGTGCGGTTGTGCTGCTGCTGATCGCTAACTTTATCCAGCGTGGTCGCGCCAGGTAA
- a CDS encoding DUF445 domain-containing protein, translating into MRRTATGMLVLMAAIFIFSARYLEVHPAWGYVHAFAEAAMVGGLADWFAVTALFRRPLGLPIPHTAIIPENKDRIADTMAGFLRDNFLTPQVVARRMAAMNLAGAVGSYLADPKARNDGRVRAGAGELAVEVLESLDPDRLGTQVRSGLAAQIEKLEIAPLLGGMLEAMIADGRHKLVIDKIIRWAGLVLEDNEGMVRDMVHKRANAVLRFTGLDERLANSVIDGLYKLLAEVLVDPEHPLRDKIEEGLEELAKGLREDPEMQERVERMKVELLNNPAIADWWQGVWERIRARLIKSIRESGGTGSGYMGETLAELGSALRDDLRLQQQVNRFARRTAVGIATRYGDQIVQLVSETVRRWDATTLTGRVEGAVGRDLQFIRINGTLVGGLVGVTLHGLMAIFA; encoded by the coding sequence ATGCGCCGGACCGCTACGGGAATGCTGGTCCTGATGGCGGCGATCTTCATCTTCTCGGCGCGCTATCTCGAAGTGCATCCGGCATGGGGCTACGTCCATGCCTTTGCCGAAGCGGCGATGGTCGGCGGCCTAGCCGACTGGTTCGCGGTCACGGCATTGTTCCGCCGGCCGCTCGGCCTGCCGATCCCGCACACTGCGATCATCCCGGAAAACAAGGACCGCATCGCCGATACGATGGCGGGCTTCCTGCGCGACAATTTCCTCACCCCGCAGGTCGTCGCGCGCCGGATGGCCGCGATGAACCTCGCCGGGGCCGTGGGAAGCTATCTCGCCGACCCCAAGGCGCGCAACGATGGCCGCGTGCGCGCAGGGGCGGGCGAGCTGGCAGTCGAGGTGCTCGAATCGCTCGACCCGGACCGTCTCGGCACGCAGGTCCGCAGCGGCCTGGCCGCGCAGATCGAGAAACTGGAAATCGCGCCTTTGCTTGGCGGCATGCTCGAGGCGATGATTGCAGACGGTCGCCACAAGCTGGTGATCGACAAGATCATCCGCTGGGCAGGCCTCGTCCTCGAAGACAATGAAGGCATGGTGCGCGACATGGTGCACAAGCGCGCCAATGCCGTGCTGCGCTTCACTGGGCTCGACGAACGGCTCGCCAATTCCGTGATCGACGGCCTCTACAAGCTGCTCGCCGAAGTGCTGGTCGATCCCGAACATCCGCTGCGCGACAAGATCGAGGAAGGCCTCGAGGAACTCGCCAAGGGCCTGCGCGAAGATCCGGAAATGCAGGAGCGGGTCGAGCGCATGAAGGTCGAACTGCTCAACAACCCGGCCATTGCCGACTGGTGGCAGGGCGTATGGGAGAGGATCCGCGCACGCCTGATCAAGAGCATCCGCGAGAGCGGCGGCACGGGCAGCGGCTACATGGGCGAAACACTCGCCGAACTGGGCTCCGCACTACGCGACGACTTGCGCCTGCAGCAGCAGGTCAACCGCTTTGCCCGCCGTACGGCCGTAGGCATCGCCACGCGGTATGGCGACCAGATCGTGCAGCTGGTGTCGGAAACCGTCCGCCGCTGGGATGCGACGACGCTGACCGGCCGAGTGGAAGGCGCTGTCGGCCGCGATCTCCAGTTCATCCGTATCAACGGCACGCTGGTCGGCGGGCTGGTAGGCGTGACACTACACGGCCTGATGGCGATCTTCGCCTAG